CGGCTTACCGCTGATTCTGGGGTGGGAAATGGCTGGCGTGGTGGAATCGGCCTCCTCGGAGGTGACCATTTTCCAGCCCGGTGATGAAGTGATGGGCCTGCTCAACTTCCCGCAGCCCGGCCGCTGCTATGCCGAAGAAGTCTCCGCCAATGCCGCCCATCTGGTGCACAAGCCCGACAACATCAGCTTTGCCGAAGCCGCAGCACTGCCACTGGCCGGTCTGACCGCGTGGCAAGCACTGCATGACTATGCTCACCTGCGCGCCGGTCAACGTGTGCTGATTCTGGCTGCCGCAGGGGGAGTAGGCCATCTGGCCGTGCAGTTTGCCAAACAGGCCGGTGCCGAGGTTATCGCCGTCGCGTCGGAACGCAATCACGACTATCTGCGCCAGCTGGGTGCCGATGCCTGTATTGATTACTGGAAAGTGGAACTGAAAGACGCCGTTCGTGATGTTGATATCGTACTGGATGGCGTAGGTGGCAGCAGTGGCGTCAAAGCCCTGGCGGTGCTCAAACACGATGGTGTACTGGTTACCCTGCCGTCAAAAACCGCAGAAGAAGTGGTAGAGGCGGCCTCCCAGCACGGCTATCGTGCTACCGGCATGCGCGTATTCCCTTCGGCTGACCAGTTGCAGGAAATTGCTGATCTGGTGGAGGCTGGCAAGGTCAGGGTGGAAGTCTCCACCACCTTCCCGTTCCAGCAGGTCAGAGAAGCGCATCAGCTCAGCGCCAGTGGCCGGGTGCGTGGCAAGATCGTCCTCACCTTCTGATCGTGCTTCGCTCATCGCCGCCGCGCCTCTGCCGTAGCGGCGATGACAGACTCAGATGGCCGCCGGGCGCACCCCTCGGGCGTGATCCAGCACGTCCAGCCAGCTGTCGATGGGTTGCGGTCTGCCGTAGAAATAACCCTGATAGTAATGACAGCCGTGCTGCCGCAGGAACTCAGCCTGTTCGGCGTTCTCCACACCTTCCGCCACCACGGACAGATTGAGATGGCGCGCCATGGCCAGAATCAGCACGACCAGCGAGGCATCACTGGTGTCGCCGGGCAGGTCACGGACAAAATCGCGGTCAATCTTCAGCTCATCAATGGGCAGGCGCTTGAGATACACCAGTGACGAATAACCGGTGCCAAAGTCATCAATGGACAACCGTACCCCCAGTTGCTGCAACGACTGCATCTTCAGCGCCACCTGCTCAACGTCGGCAATCAGCAGGCTTTCTGTCACCTCCAGGGTCAAACGACTGGCGCCAATTTCATGATCACGCAGCAGGCTGCCGATGCGGTCAAGGAATTCAGGATGGAGGAACTGCCGCACGCTGACATTGACCGAGCAGTGCAGCCGCGGATGCTGCGCCATCAGATGGCAGGTATGGTTCAGCACCCAGTCGCCCAGCTCGGCGATCAGACCGTTCTCTTCCGCTACCGGGATAAACTCACCAGGCAGGACCAGCCCACGCTGGGGATGCTTCCAGCGCACCAGGGTTTCAAAGCTACAAATCTGCCCGTTGCCATCCACCTGCGGCTGCAGATACAGCACAAACTCATCCTTACGCAGCGCGTGACGCAGCTCTTCCCCCACAGTGAAGCGATGCTCAATGCGCTCCCGCAGTGCCGGTTCGTACCAGCTGCAGGTGCCCCGCCCGGCGTCCTTGGCCTGATACATGGCCATATCAGCACACTTGAGCAGATCGGCATGCACTTTCCATGTGTCACCAAACAGCACCGCGCCAACGCTACACCCCAGCTTCACTTCACGGGCATGCAGCGACACAGGCATGGCCATATGGCGTTGCAACTCCGCAATACGCTGATCCGCATCGGCGCGGGCAATCGCCTCATCACTGCTCAGCTGCGTCATCACCAGTACAAACTCATCGCCACCGAGGCGCGCCAGAATATCCCCCTCGCGGGCATGACGACGCAGCCGACCAGCCATGATCTGCAGCAACTCATCACCGGTCGCATGGCCGAAGACATCATTGATGGTCTTGAAGTAATCCAGATCGATAAACAGCAGCACCCCATGCAGACCGGACACACCCAGCTGCTGAATCACCTCCGGCAGGCGCTGATTGAGCTGGATACGGTTGGGTAACTGCGTCAGGGAGTCGTAGAAGGCCAGATTCTCGATGCGTGCCTCGGCCTGTTTGCGCGCGGTGATATCACGACTGATGCCCAGCAGACCGACCAGCTTGCCAGAGGCGTCGTGCAGCGGTGCCTTGAGCGTATCCAGCAGCACCTGGCGGCCATCGGGGTAACGCACCTCTTCTTCATTGGAGCTTGGCATGCCTGATTGCATCATGCGTTCGTCATAGCTGCGGAACATGGCAGCCAGCTCCGCACCGAACATGTCTGCATCGGTGCTGCCGACAATGCGGTCACGGTCACGGCCAACAAAGTGGGTAAACGCCAGATTACAGCCAAGATAGACCCCTTGCGGGTCCTTGAAGAACACCAGATCCGGGATGGAGTCCAGCAGGCCACTGAGCAGGATGGTTTGCCGTGTCAGCTCCTTCTCGGCATGCCGACGGCGACGCACATTGACCATCAGCCACAGCATCACCACCAGAGTGACGGCCAGCGCGGCCATCAGCATACGGGTATAACGCACCTGGGTTTGCAGCAGTTCGCTGTTGCGCGCCTCCACCATTGACTCCAGCTTGCCGGTGTAGCTCAGCAGCTGGTCACGGGCCAGTGGCTGCCCGGTGACATCAATCAGCACTGAAAACAACGCTTTGCCGCCGTCCTTGATCTGTACAGGCCAGGAGTTGACCTGCATGGTGCGAATATCACCGTTAGCCAGTCGGTGGGGGAAGACGAAGTAGTTACGCTTTTCCTTCAGCGCGCGCTGGCGCTCGGCGGCTACCTCGGCAGGATCAAGACTGTTGATCTGATCAATGCTCATGCGTGCCAGCTGTTCGCCGCTGTAACCATAGAAATGAATGGCGGCCGGGTTGGCAGCAAGAATACGACCAGACTCAGGATCGATCAGCATCATCGGTGTCCCGCTTTGCTGCAGCAGATCTCCCGGCAAAGCGGTGATGCTCTGCACGGGCATCTCCGCCCCGGCACGCCCTGTCAGGCTCAGCCAGACAAGGACCAACAACACCCCTCTTATCCACCCCATGCGGAAAGACCCTGAATGTCAGTGCCACCCGCGCGGTTGATTTCCCTGCGTCAGACGGTGACTTTATTCATTTTGCTGCCAGAATACGTCCCGACTCTGGCCAGCGTGTCCAGACTCCTTGAATAGTAGAGGATGCTGAGGCAATTGCGGCTGATGCCAGTGCATAAAAGGTCAAGATGACGTGAATAGTCAGTTAAATGACAGAACAAGAGACCCGTGCCCGCAGCCTGTGCACAGGGTCCACAAGCCGTTGCACGCCACACCGGACCATGACGGAGATGGCACTGCCCCCAGACCGGAGACATCATGCCGTCGCTGATCATTGGACTGGCCAGTGCCAGCCTGATTGTACTGAACACCCTGATCGGTATCGTACCGATGCTGATCCTGGCCCTGCTCAAAGCCCTGCTGCCGGTACCCGCCCTGCGTCGGCGTTGTGGTACCGGCGTACGCTGGATAGCCCGCTGCTGGGCACTAGCCAATCGGCGGATATTGCACGCGCTGACCGGCACCGAGTGGGATATTCGGGGCCGTGAGCACATCCTGTCGCAACGCTCGACCCTGATTATCTGTAACCATCAGAGCTGGGTGGATATACCTGCGCTGATGGAACTGATGCTGGAAAAGGCACCGTTCTTTACTTTCTTCCTAAAGCGCGAACTGTTCTGGGTGCCTCTGCTAGGGCTGGCATGGTGGGCACTGGATTACCCCTTCATGCGCCGCTACAGCCGTGCTGAACTGGAGCGACGCCCGCAACTGCGTGGCAAAGACCTGGAGATTACCCGTATCGCCTGTGACAAACTGCAGGACCGCAAGGTCACCCTGATCAATTACGTGGAAGGCACGCGCTTTACTCAGCGCAAACACGATCAGCAGCAGTCTCCGTTCAGCCATCTGCTAAAACCAAGAGCGGGAGGCGTGGCCTTTGTGCTGTCAGCCATGCACCAGCAGATCGATACCGTGCTGGACGTCACCATTGTCTATGCTGATGGCAGCGTACCCAGTTTCTGGCATCTGCTGTCCGGGCAGATTCGTCGGGTGGTGATGGAGGTCCGCGCCATTCCGGTGCCGGAGGCGCTGCGGGAAGGGGATTATCAACAGGATGAACAGTTCCGTGCAGCCTTTCAGGACTGGATCAACAGCCTGTGGCAACACAAGGATCAGCGCATCACCGCCCTCAGGCAACAGGCGCAGGGCTGATTCTGCTGGTTAACAACGGGCTCTGAGATCAGCGGCGGCGGGAATACAACCCCATCAGACACAGCACAAACCCCGCCAGTGCTGCTAGCATCGACAGGTTGACCAGCAGTGGATAGCGCTCAGCGAAAGGTATAAAGGGCATCGTGACAGCAAAGGTGCATTCATGCAGCCGGTAGTCATACTGCCCACCTTGCAGGATGCATTCGTTGACGCTGCCGAACTCGTGCCAGTACACCCCCATCAACAGCAGTAATGGTGCTATCAGCAACACCAAACCCCAGCGCAACATCACCTTCCTGCCCCCTATCTGCAAAGCGCGGCAATGCTAGCACATCTTGCTGGAATGACGTTTTGCGATGACACCCCCAAAGACGCCAATCTGGTCGTCCGTTGATCTGCACAGATCAGTCGACATGACGGCCAGCGCTGGCAGCTGAACCGTTATAGCTAATTTTCTGACCGCCACTATAATCAGGCGGAAAAATTTCAACGCTATTTCCAAAGGGGCAGGCAGTTAGTTGAACCTGTTCCAGCTACCAATAAGAACTCAGCTCGCACCGCCGATGAAAAACCAATAATTAAGCGGTGCAGCGCCACTTTGATGAAAGATGTTGTACCTGCCAGTGCCCACTGCCCCCCGAAAGCCTACAGAACTCATTAGATGAATTGAGGTTGATTACTGTGCAAAGCATCATCAAGCATGTCTCCATCAACAAGAAACTGGCACTGCTGTTTGGCCTGATGACCCTGGTGGTGATCCTGATCGCCAGCTACAACCTGATCATGCTGCGTGGCCAGATCATGGCGGAGCGCCAGTTGCAGAATAAGGACATCGTCGAGCAGGCCAACAGCCTGATCGGCCATTACGCCGCGCTGGCCAGACAGGGCAAACTCAGCGAAGCCGACGCCCAGCAGCAGGCCATGGCCGCCGTGGGCGCCATGCGCTACGCGGGTAACAACTATGTTTTCATCATTTCTGAGCAGGGTACGTTCGTCATGCACCCGCTGCTGCCAAAACTGAATGGTCAGAATCTGGCACAGGTGAAAGATGCCGGCGGCGACCCCTTCCTGACCCGCATGATCACTGATGTGCGCCAGTCCGGTGAAGCGGTTGCGCAATATCAGTGGAGCAAGGACGGCCAGTCCGCAGCGGTGCCCAAGGTGGCTTATGCACAGCGGGCGCCAGCGTGGAGCTGGGTCGCGGCCACCGGTGTCTATCTGGATGATGTCGACAGCCTGTTCTGGCACGAGGCGCGCAAACTGATCGCCGTGCTGGTGGGGGCACTGCTGATCACCGTCTACCTCAGCCGGGAAATCAGCCGCAGCATCAGCCAGCCACTGCAGGGGGCGCTGGCCGTTATCGAGCAGATGGCCAAAGGCAACCTGACCAGCCGCCTGAACCATCAGTCCCGCGATGAGCTGGGTGTACTCAGTCAGCGTCTGGATCAGTCACTCGACAGCCTGCAGCAGCTGGTCAGGTCCATGCATGAACAGGCCAACAATCTGAATCAGCACAGTGCCGAGCTGTCTGCTACGGCAGAGCAGAGCCGCAAGGGTATCGAGCAGCAGAACAACGAGACCAATCAGCTGGTCACCGCCATGCAGGAAATGGCTGCCAGTTCGGTGGAAGTATCGCAGCACGCAGTCAACACGGCGCACACCACTCAGGAAGTCAGTGAGCGCGC
This Pokkaliibacter sp. MBI-7 DNA region includes the following protein-coding sequences:
- a CDS encoding NADP-dependent oxidoreductase, which translates into the protein MKAIQIHAFGGADVLQIDELPSPLLEADHVIVRSQAAGVNPIDWKTREGGGVASLSNGLPLILGWEMAGVVESASSEVTIFQPGDEVMGLLNFPQPGRCYAEEVSANAAHLVHKPDNISFAEAAALPLAGLTAWQALHDYAHLRAGQRVLILAAAGGVGHLAVQFAKQAGAEVIAVASERNHDYLRQLGADACIDYWKVELKDAVRDVDIVLDGVGGSSGVKALAVLKHDGVLVTLPSKTAEEVVEAASQHGYRATGMRVFPSADQLQEIADLVEAGKVRVEVSTTFPFQQVREAHQLSASGRVRGKIVLTF
- a CDS encoding EAL domain-containing protein, which encodes MLLVLVWLSLTGRAGAEMPVQSITALPGDLLQQSGTPMMLIDPESGRILAANPAAIHFYGYSGEQLARMSIDQINSLDPAEVAAERQRALKEKRNYFVFPHRLANGDIRTMQVNSWPVQIKDGGKALFSVLIDVTGQPLARDQLLSYTGKLESMVEARNSELLQTQVRYTRMLMAALAVTLVVMLWLMVNVRRRRHAEKELTRQTILLSGLLDSIPDLVFFKDPQGVYLGCNLAFTHFVGRDRDRIVGSTDADMFGAELAAMFRSYDERMMQSGMPSSNEEEVRYPDGRQVLLDTLKAPLHDASGKLVGLLGISRDITARKQAEARIENLAFYDSLTQLPNRIQLNQRLPEVIQQLGVSGLHGVLLFIDLDYFKTINDVFGHATGDELLQIMAGRLRRHAREGDILARLGGDEFVLVMTQLSSDEAIARADADQRIAELQRHMAMPVSLHAREVKLGCSVGAVLFGDTWKVHADLLKCADMAMYQAKDAGRGTCSWYEPALRERIEHRFTVGEELRHALRKDEFVLYLQPQVDGNGQICSFETLVRWKHPQRGLVLPGEFIPVAEENGLIAELGDWVLNHTCHLMAQHPRLHCSVNVSVRQFLHPEFLDRIGSLLRDHEIGASRLTLEVTESLLIADVEQVALKMQSLQQLGVRLSIDDFGTGYSSLVYLKRLPIDELKIDRDFVRDLPGDTSDASLVVLILAMARHLNLSVVAEGVENAEQAEFLRQHGCHYYQGYFYGRPQPIDSWLDVLDHARGVRPAAI
- a CDS encoding acyltransferase, whose amino-acid sequence is MPSLIIGLASASLIVLNTLIGIVPMLILALLKALLPVPALRRRCGTGVRWIARCWALANRRILHALTGTEWDIRGREHILSQRSTLIICNHQSWVDIPALMELMLEKAPFFTFFLKRELFWVPLLGLAWWALDYPFMRRYSRAELERRPQLRGKDLEITRIACDKLQDRKVTLINYVEGTRFTQRKHDQQQSPFSHLLKPRAGGVAFVLSAMHQQIDTVLDVTIVYADGSVPSFWHLLSGQIRRVVMEVRAIPVPEALREGDYQQDEQFRAAFQDWINSLWQHKDQRITALRQQAQG
- a CDS encoding methyl-accepting chemotaxis protein; translation: MQSIIKHVSINKKLALLFGLMTLVVILIASYNLIMLRGQIMAERQLQNKDIVEQANSLIGHYAALARQGKLSEADAQQQAMAAVGAMRYAGNNYVFIISEQGTFVMHPLLPKLNGQNLAQVKDAGGDPFLTRMITDVRQSGEAVAQYQWSKDGQSAAVPKVAYAQRAPAWSWVAATGVYLDDVDSLFWHEARKLIAVLVGALLITVYLSREISRSISQPLQGALAVIEQMAKGNLTSRLNHQSRDELGVLSQRLDQSLDSLQQLVRSMHEQANNLNQHSAELSATAEQSRKGIEQQNNETNQLVTAMQEMAASSVEVSQHAVNTAHTTQEVSERAQAGHKLVQENIQQISSLAQAIETSADTVTMLEKHGEEVGTILQQITAISEQTNLLALNAAIEAARAGEQGRGFAVVADEVRTLAMRTRQSTEEITQLNERLRQACQDAVQSMHRGLQQAEKSVSHTEETGAHFDVIVGKIDEIRDMNAMVATAVQQQSNVAEEMSRNLANIATIAHQTDSGSHHIARQSGLVASSARDMQQWTARFSV